A stretch of DNA from uncultured Flavobacterium sp.:
AACTGATTTCGTAGGTAAAAATGAAGCTTTCGTAACTTTGGCTAAAGAATTAGTTGAAAGAGCTATTAACTTCTCTACTAAAGAAGAATTCTTAGCTTCAGATTTCAACGGAATTACTGTTGCTGAAAAATTAATCGAGCAAACTGGAGTTATCGGAGAAAAAATCGAAATCGGTGGTTTTGAAATTTTAGAAGGTGCTTTTGTTGGATCTTATGTTCACGTTAACAAAATTGCTGCATTAACTGCAATTTCTGCTGCAATTTCTAACGCTGACGTTTTAACTAAAGATGTTTCTATGCAAGTTGCTTCTATGGGAGCTGATACATTATCTTACAAAGATTTTGATCCTGCTTTCGTTGAATCTGAACTTGCTGCTCGTATTGCTGTAATCGAAAAAGATAATGAAGAAGCAAAACGTTTAGGAAAAACTTTAAAAAATGTTCCTAAATATATTTCTTTCTCTCAATTAACTGAAGAAGTTTTAAAACAAGCTGAAGAAGATGCTAAAGCTGAATTAAAAGCTGAAGGTAAACCAGAGCAAATTTGGGACAAAATTATCCCAGGAAAAGTTCAACGTTTTATCTCTGACAACACTACTTTAGATCAAGAGAAAGCTTTGTTAGATCAAAACTTTATCAAAGACGATAGTAAAAAAGTTGGTGATTACGTTAAAGGATACAACGTTGAAATCACAGGTTTCAAAAGAGTTACTTTAGGTTAATATATTATTATTTC
This window harbors:
- the tsf gene encoding translation elongation factor Ts, which gives rise to MATITAADVNKLRQTTGAGMMDCKKALVEAEGDFDKAIQNLREKGQKVAANRSDRESSEGAAVSFINADNTKGAIITLNCETDFVGKNEAFVTLAKELVERAINFSTKEEFLASDFNGITVAEKLIEQTGVIGEKIEIGGFEILEGAFVGSYVHVNKIAALTAISAAISNADVLTKDVSMQVASMGADTLSYKDFDPAFVESELAARIAVIEKDNEEAKRLGKTLKNVPKYISFSQLTEEVLKQAEEDAKAELKAEGKPEQIWDKIIPGKVQRFISDNTTLDQEKALLDQNFIKDDSKKVGDYVKGYNVEITGFKRVTLG